In Opitutaceae bacterium TAV5, one genomic interval encodes:
- a CDS encoding glycoside hydrolase family 8, giving the protein MTPSGLRSLLLVIVLAAAPFPLRSATTTPLPPASLSTAARYEDFKARFITPRGRVVDTGNDYISHSEGQGYGMLFATAFNDRATFELLWKWTREQLQIRDTDKLLAWRWVPTPYGGFVDDKNNATDGDLLVAWALHCADRRWQVPAFRAASRALLDDMERYLVASQPLPLPARSSRLALLPGRAGFVSAEGITLNLSYYVWPALADFAAADTRPAGQSPWRQLIEDGLTLLSLSRFGPRSLPANWILLDTGPAPRPAPGHPAAFGYDAVRIPLYLAWYQPRHPALAPVVGYWSTPDWRRHPVNEIALDHASPPPGATTGAAPSAPDAHPASPGLIALVNATGRLRLGRTWDPVTLPATAVEDDYYSACLDLLSRLALAANTARRLTPAELYDTP; this is encoded by the coding sequence ATGACACCCTCCGGCCTGCGTTCCCTCCTTCTGGTCATCGTCCTCGCCGCCGCGCCCTTCCCCCTCCGCTCCGCCACGACGACGCCGTTGCCGCCCGCCAGCCTTTCCACCGCCGCCCGCTACGAGGATTTCAAGGCGCGCTTCATCACCCCCCGCGGCCGTGTCGTCGATACCGGCAACGATTACATCAGCCACTCCGAGGGCCAGGGCTACGGCATGCTCTTCGCCACCGCCTTCAACGACCGCGCCACCTTCGAGCTGCTCTGGAAGTGGACGCGTGAACAACTCCAGATCCGCGACACCGACAAACTCCTCGCCTGGCGCTGGGTGCCCACGCCGTACGGCGGTTTCGTCGACGACAAGAACAACGCCACCGACGGCGACCTGCTCGTCGCCTGGGCGCTCCACTGCGCCGACCGTCGCTGGCAGGTGCCCGCCTTTCGGGCCGCCTCGCGCGCCCTCCTCGACGACATGGAACGCTACCTCGTCGCCTCGCAACCGCTCCCGCTGCCGGCCCGCTCCTCGCGCCTCGCCCTCCTGCCCGGCCGCGCCGGTTTCGTGTCCGCCGAAGGCATCACCCTCAACCTCTCCTATTACGTCTGGCCCGCGCTGGCCGACTTCGCCGCCGCCGACACCCGCCCCGCCGGCCAGAGCCCCTGGCGGCAACTGATCGAGGATGGCCTCACGCTCCTCTCGCTCAGCCGCTTCGGGCCCCGCTCCCTTCCCGCCAACTGGATACTCCTCGACACCGGCCCCGCGCCGCGGCCCGCCCCCGGCCACCCGGCTGCCTTCGGCTACGACGCCGTCCGCATCCCGCTCTACCTCGCCTGGTATCAGCCCCGCCATCCCGCGCTCGCTCCGGTTGTCGGCTACTGGTCCACGCCCGACTGGCGCCGCCATCCCGTCAACGAAATCGCCCTCGACCACGCCTCTCCCCCGCCTGGCGCCACGACCGGCGCGGCGCCCTCCGCACCCGACGCCCACCCGGCCAGCCCCGGGCTGATCGCCCTCGTCAACGCCACCGGCCGCCTGCGCCTCGGCCGCACCTGGGACCCCGTGACCCTGCCGGCAACGGCAGTGGAAGACGATTATTACTCCGCCTGCCTCGATCTCCTCTCCCGGCTCGCCCTCGCCGCCAACACCGCCCGCCGGCTCACCCCCGCCGAGCTTTACGACACGCCATGA
- a CDS encoding Bacterial cellulose synthase subunit gives MKIAAHAFVLLAAFPLAAPAEILLPLLEDVPARSAATPLPVDAAAANAPVPARTLDEVPASGWQPWQPVAAPAPVAPAPAVPVADAPVITGLRPAAPAPVTPPATAADSRPRTLNTWQVALSDLLPSAASSPADLVRIDLTPLKPVRKLTFQLSPRDLPQTATLTLAWNHSRLLQQSGARLEIRLNGILVGQPAFAAAGEDAPAAITSRLTLPGRLFRPGANTLLFTFAGLPAKLPATSSAQVSAPGIQIEAGRSILAVTAAAPEAPRMLDELSAWLAPRPGEPFPLHIAIPQSSPLDDALLTAGAIATQGVVLRLPGNARYHLTFSPRLRRAQDNLLIGTFAQILPFLPEDAAPLPYQGPVIALHHLPGDPSAALVVITGPSEQDVITAAAAFAAAGFPLPSAPATLATLPENYPDRSRPAAAPIPDLTATTAPADTGGGRGSRFLRFFRDVDSPPAGPVVMPPVFVRLLDGDPRTVVSMWDIISQAARREHHALIHLQASFNPPPADIAGSVLHIEVGLLSQWTPAQRERHPLRLAADGAVEYTDRLPAAATTAPGRKPPLLSWLIKRQPEAPRARPTLTWRVPAVDFTDAALMLADPDPSLPPAIILAAIDPGRLQIAVEHLQTAPLDWFDSPARRLLVWSPATPLPCLASASPDESATDAAVAPAASSPRGPATDAAASPIRPTVVIALAVLVFIGALALITNRVLRRAQKKTRVRTLAT, from the coding sequence ATGAAAATCGCCGCCCACGCCTTTGTCCTTCTTGCTGCGTTCCCGCTCGCGGCTCCGGCAGAAATCCTCCTGCCCCTGCTCGAGGACGTCCCGGCTCGCTCCGCCGCCACCCCCCTGCCCGTGGACGCTGCCGCCGCAAATGCACCGGTTCCCGCTCGCACGCTCGACGAAGTCCCCGCCTCCGGCTGGCAGCCCTGGCAACCCGTTGCCGCGCCCGCTCCGGTGGCGCCCGCTCCGGCTGTTCCCGTTGCGGACGCGCCCGTCATCACCGGGCTCCGGCCCGCGGCGCCTGCTCCCGTCACGCCACCCGCCACCGCGGCCGACTCCAGACCCCGGACCCTGAACACCTGGCAGGTCGCCCTCTCCGATCTCCTTCCCTCTGCCGCCTCCTCCCCTGCCGACCTCGTCCGCATCGATCTCACTCCGCTCAAGCCGGTCAGGAAACTCACGTTCCAGCTTTCCCCGCGCGACCTCCCGCAGACCGCCACGCTGACGCTCGCCTGGAACCACTCCCGCCTCCTCCAGCAGTCCGGCGCGCGCCTGGAAATCCGCCTCAACGGCATCCTCGTCGGCCAGCCTGCCTTCGCCGCCGCCGGGGAAGACGCGCCCGCGGCAATCACGTCCCGCCTGACGCTGCCCGGACGGCTGTTCCGCCCCGGCGCCAACACCCTGTTGTTCACCTTTGCCGGCCTTCCGGCCAAACTGCCGGCGACGTCCTCCGCCCAAGTATCCGCTCCCGGAATACAGATCGAGGCCGGCCGTTCCATTCTCGCCGTCACCGCCGCCGCTCCCGAGGCGCCCCGGATGCTCGACGAGTTGTCCGCCTGGCTTGCGCCGCGTCCGGGCGAGCCCTTCCCGCTCCACATCGCCATCCCGCAGTCGTCGCCGCTCGACGACGCGCTCCTCACCGCCGGCGCCATCGCCACCCAGGGCGTTGTCCTGCGCCTGCCGGGAAACGCCCGCTACCACCTCACCTTCAGCCCCCGCCTCCGCCGCGCCCAGGACAACCTCCTCATCGGCACCTTCGCCCAGATCCTGCCGTTTCTTCCTGAAGATGCCGCGCCCCTCCCGTACCAGGGCCCCGTGATCGCGCTCCACCACCTGCCGGGTGATCCCTCGGCCGCGCTCGTCGTCATCACCGGCCCCTCGGAGCAGGATGTCATTACCGCCGCCGCCGCCTTTGCCGCCGCCGGTTTTCCGCTTCCCTCCGCGCCGGCCACGCTCGCCACGCTGCCCGAAAACTATCCGGACCGTTCTCGCCCCGCCGCCGCGCCGATTCCCGACCTGACCGCCACCACCGCGCCCGCCGACACCGGCGGCGGGCGGGGCAGCCGTTTCCTGCGTTTTTTCCGTGACGTCGATTCACCTCCGGCCGGCCCGGTCGTCATGCCCCCGGTTTTTGTCCGTTTGCTCGACGGCGATCCGCGCACCGTCGTCTCGATGTGGGACATCATCAGCCAGGCCGCCCGACGCGAGCACCACGCGCTCATCCACCTCCAGGCCTCCTTCAATCCGCCCCCGGCCGATATCGCCGGTTCCGTTCTCCATATCGAGGTCGGGCTCCTCTCGCAATGGACACCCGCGCAGCGCGAACGCCATCCGCTGCGCCTCGCCGCCGATGGCGCCGTCGAATACACCGACCGCCTCCCTGCCGCCGCCACCACCGCGCCCGGACGCAAGCCTCCCCTCCTCTCCTGGCTCATCAAGCGCCAGCCTGAAGCCCCGCGCGCCCGCCCCACCCTCACCTGGCGCGTGCCGGCCGTCGATTTCACCGACGCCGCCCTCATGCTCGCGGATCCGGATCCGTCCCTGCCGCCCGCGATCATCCTCGCCGCCATCGATCCCGGCCGCCTCCAGATCGCTGTCGAGCACCTCCAGACCGCTCCTCTCGACTGGTTCGACTCGCCCGCGCGCCGCCTGCTCGTCTGGTCGCCCGCCACTCCCCTGCCCTGCCTCGCCTCCGCCTCGCCGGACGAATCCGCGACCGATGCCGCTGTCGCGCCGGCCGCTTCCTCTCCTCGCGGACCGGCCACCGACGCTGCCGCCAGCCCGATCCGCCCCACCGTCGTCATCGCCCTCGCCGTGCTCGTTTTTATCGGCGCCCTCGCCCTGATCACCAACCGCGTTCTTCGCCGCGCCCAGAAGAAGACCCGCGTCCGCACCCTCGCCACATGA
- a CDS encoding cellulose synthase — MRITGHQAARFAPVHGPPRRKSRAHQRHRSMNSQRFRDSALLAPFVLVLSVGLLFFLSWLLIDDEQLQMMLAAGILVLLLLLRTLRMQRCRVLFIFLVTYLSFSYFVWRCTQTLNYHDPVSFVFALLLFVAELHGFVLLGLSNFTNIKPLFRKSAPLPADEAAWPTVDVFIPTYNEDIAIVETTALAALQIDWPKDRLRIYVLDDGGTEARLHHADPEIAAVARQRRETLGALCRHHGITYLAREKNVHAKAGNLNAGLQCSSGALVLILDADHVPASDILKRTVGAFLTDHRLFLVQTPHFFGNPDPVEKNLRTFSVMPGENEMFYHGVQPGLDNWNAAFFCGSAAVLRRRALEECGGFSGQSITEDAETALTLHAAGYHSAYIDRPMVCGLACESIPAFLQQRCRWGMGMVQIFLLKNPLIQRGLTFPQRMCYLSSCFYWLFPFSRVFFLLSPLLFLLFGLKIYDTTATQFFIFALPHLIGVQLLHSYLFGRLRWSFIGDVYEIIQSIPLLPALLGTVLRPRAPIFKVTRKGERLEADRLSPFARPYVFLLLVNLSALVAGWFRASASGAFASAAITMGWAGLNSLFLLACVGVMLERRQLRAFPRLPAFDPVTFTHGGITWSGRLFNLSNTGAGFRIQADSPRGLPHFDGESILSVRDRSGQLLHLHGRVRNGRPTRDGFEIGFHFEPHNDAEKLARIRLVYGDSERWTSFQHSRHRDKGILAALFFVLRVGSLSALEYFGHWILRLLGGSRPGRPPVLDIRSATPGTTPPLPSPQGGAGILQAAQRVYRVDPATHPDS, encoded by the coding sequence ATGCGGATAACCGGGCACCAGGCCGCGCGCTTCGCGCCGGTGCATGGCCCGCCACGACGAAAATCCCGTGCTCACCAACGACACCGTTCCATGAACAGCCAGCGTTTCCGCGACAGCGCCCTGCTTGCCCCGTTCGTCCTTGTCCTGTCCGTCGGCCTGCTCTTTTTCCTCTCCTGGCTGCTGATCGACGACGAGCAGCTGCAGATGATGCTCGCGGCCGGCATCCTCGTGCTCCTGCTGCTCCTGCGCACCCTGCGGATGCAGCGGTGCCGGGTGCTGTTCATCTTTCTCGTCACCTACCTGTCGTTTTCCTACTTCGTGTGGCGCTGCACCCAGACGCTCAATTACCACGATCCGGTCAGCTTCGTTTTCGCTCTCCTGCTCTTCGTCGCCGAGCTGCATGGCTTCGTGCTCCTCGGGCTCTCCAATTTCACCAACATCAAGCCCCTTTTCCGCAAGAGCGCCCCGCTGCCCGCCGACGAAGCCGCGTGGCCGACCGTGGATGTATTCATCCCCACTTACAACGAGGACATCGCCATCGTCGAGACCACCGCGCTGGCCGCGCTCCAGATCGACTGGCCGAAGGACCGGCTGCGCATCTACGTGCTCGACGACGGCGGCACGGAGGCCCGCCTCCACCACGCCGATCCGGAAATCGCCGCCGTCGCCCGGCAACGCCGCGAGACGCTCGGCGCGCTCTGCCGTCACCACGGCATCACCTACCTCGCCCGCGAGAAAAACGTCCATGCCAAGGCGGGCAATCTCAACGCCGGCCTCCAGTGCAGCTCCGGCGCGCTCGTCCTCATCCTCGACGCCGACCACGTCCCCGCGAGCGACATCCTCAAACGCACCGTGGGCGCCTTCCTCACGGATCACCGCCTCTTTCTCGTCCAGACGCCGCACTTCTTCGGCAATCCCGATCCCGTCGAGAAAAACCTGCGGACGTTTTCCGTCATGCCCGGCGAAAACGAGATGTTCTACCACGGCGTGCAGCCCGGCCTCGACAACTGGAACGCCGCCTTTTTCTGCGGCTCCGCCGCCGTCCTCCGCCGCCGCGCGCTCGAGGAATGCGGCGGCTTCTCCGGCCAGTCCATCACCGAGGACGCCGAGACCGCGCTCACCCTGCACGCCGCCGGCTACCACTCCGCCTACATCGACCGGCCCATGGTCTGCGGGCTCGCCTGCGAATCCATCCCCGCCTTTCTCCAGCAGCGCTGCCGCTGGGGCATGGGCATGGTCCAGATTTTCCTGCTCAAGAATCCGCTCATCCAGCGCGGGCTCACGTTCCCGCAGCGCATGTGCTACCTGAGCAGCTGTTTTTACTGGCTGTTCCCCTTCAGCCGCGTGTTTTTCCTGCTCTCGCCGCTGCTGTTCCTCCTTTTCGGTCTCAAGATTTACGATACCACCGCCACGCAGTTTTTTATCTTCGCGCTGCCGCACCTGATCGGCGTGCAGTTGCTCCACAGCTACCTGTTCGGGCGTCTGCGGTGGAGTTTCATCGGCGATGTTTACGAGATCATCCAGTCGATCCCGCTGCTGCCCGCGCTCCTCGGCACCGTGCTCCGGCCGCGCGCGCCGATCTTCAAGGTCACCCGCAAGGGCGAACGCCTCGAGGCCGACCGCCTCTCGCCCTTCGCACGCCCCTACGTATTCCTCCTTCTCGTCAATCTCTCCGCCCTCGTCGCCGGCTGGTTCCGCGCGTCGGCGTCCGGCGCCTTCGCCTCGGCCGCGATCACGATGGGCTGGGCCGGGCTCAACAGCCTGTTCCTTCTCGCCTGCGTCGGCGTGATGCTCGAACGCCGCCAGCTCCGCGCCTTCCCGCGCCTGCCGGCGTTCGACCCCGTCACCTTCACGCACGGCGGCATCACCTGGAGCGGCCGGCTCTTCAATCTCTCCAACACCGGCGCCGGCTTCCGCATCCAGGCTGACTCCCCGCGCGGTCTCCCGCACTTCGATGGCGAGAGCATCCTCTCCGTCCGCGACCGCTCCGGCCAGCTTCTCCACCTGCACGGACGCGTCCGCAACGGGCGCCCCACCCGCGACGGTTTCGAGATCGGCTTCCATTTCGAACCGCACAACGACGCCGAAAAACTCGCCCGCATCCGCCTGGTCTATGGCGACAGCGAGCGCTGGACGTCCTTCCAGCATTCCCGCCATCGCGACAAGGGCATCCTCGCCGCGCTCTTCTTCGTGCTGCGCGTCGGCAGCCTTTCCGCGCTCGAGTACTTCGGGCACTGGATCCTCCGCCTGCTCGGCGGCTCCCGCCCCGGCCGCCCGCCCGTGCTCGACATCCGCTCCGCCACGCCCGGCACCACCCCGCCCCTGCCGTCCCCGCAGGGAGGCGCCGGCATTCTCCAGGCCGCCCAGCGCGTCTACCGCGTCGATCCCGCCACGCACCCTGACTCATGA
- a CDS encoding LytTR family transcriptional regulator: MRLAIIDDNPIDRMNLRTLLLAHPTAEIVGEAADLASARLLIRQHRPDAIFLDVQLGRENGFSLLEPDNPEKPPLVVFCTLHKHYAADAFDADAVDYLLKPIMPERLARALQRLDAASPAGAGQAGAAPSPLDLDDLLAFRYGDERRIMEVSRIATISGDRDYSKVVTSDGREYLDNRRLRDWQRLLPPKRFQMLDRSTIINLAEVVSWRETDEGGELTLRNARRPFPIGHAALRRLEEFLGSR, encoded by the coding sequence ATGCGCCTCGCCATTATTGATGACAATCCGATTGACCGGATGAATCTGCGCACCCTTCTCCTCGCCCACCCGACAGCAGAAATCGTGGGCGAGGCGGCTGATCTCGCCTCGGCCCGCCTGCTGATCCGCCAACACCGGCCGGACGCGATTTTTCTCGATGTCCAGCTGGGCCGGGAAAACGGTTTCAGCCTCCTGGAGCCCGACAATCCCGAAAAACCGCCGCTCGTCGTCTTCTGCACGCTGCACAAACACTATGCGGCGGACGCCTTCGACGCGGACGCGGTCGATTACCTGCTCAAGCCCATCATGCCCGAACGCCTCGCCCGCGCGCTCCAGCGCCTCGATGCCGCGAGCCCGGCAGGAGCCGGCCAGGCCGGTGCCGCCCCGTCCCCGCTCGATCTCGACGACCTGCTCGCCTTCCGCTACGGCGACGAGCGGCGCATCATGGAAGTAAGCCGCATCGCCACGATCTCCGGCGACCGCGATTATTCGAAGGTCGTCACCTCCGACGGACGCGAGTACCTCGACAACCGCCGCCTCCGCGACTGGCAGCGACTGCTGCCGCCCAAGCGTTTCCAGATGCTGGACCGCTCCACGATCATCAATCTGGCCGAGGTCGTTTCCTGGCGGGAGACGGACGAAGGCGGGGAACTCACCCTGCGCAATGCCCGCCGCCCCTTCCCCATCGGCCACGCCGCGTTGCGCCGCCTCGAGGAATTTCTCGGATCGCGTTGA
- a CDS encoding histidine kinase: MAAFAALLRRIAASPMNCHGSSFSASPMPLPPSSPASRLIRQSCRRRFMLSAGVLALALAGTGRATGSQPAHADAGAVDRAVVPTATGETSLTPFLSVLRDPGGKETFASVSDVSRAAGWQAVPAAGRIPGFGYTDDVLWLRARISAPPSADRASSAPASLPSSPPSAASRRWMLELASTRFDMIDWFVVENGRLVFTAAGGNLRPPSGNIPGAGNPRYPAIPLDLTPERSVDVYLRLHTEGSAFVPLTLLPYDAWVQAVERQAWRGGLFFGYIVAMAVLGFILASLTRNRGFLLCYALVLACAGGLLFCVGGYYSWLGWPGASFWVRHGVLLWHGLTILGFLMFLRQIFELSRSSPRLDRCARVLMIVIAAWLPVMPFGPYRAQIIAIQGVEAISCLITLVVAGLRMRDGVKSARWIFAGCLGLCVWNPLLFLEFLDFVPMHMSSEQVMQISTALACIFFLGAMADRIREIRHESALAAQREREAHEEMTRRLEQEVRDRTADLRKAKEKAEEASRFKTLFLANISHEIRAPLSTLVGLSQAMWMQSERYRLPEDFARFLNQIRTGGQYLNLMLTNLLDISASEEGRIPLHLQSLDLDAWTSSVRNLLEPLATNHNVRLVWLSEGDPGAGGAGSPPASRTIETDPLRLTQILLNIAHNAIKFTPPGGKVTIGLERTAGLLRLTVCDEGPGIPPGERESVFIAFRQTDIRAIVSDGGVGLGLYVVKTNVDLLGGSVEIRGLSPCGTAFTVDLPAPAG, from the coding sequence ATGGCGGCATTCGCGGCCCTGCTCCGCCGCATTGCAGCCAGCCCGATGAACTGTCACGGTTCTTCTTTTTCAGCCTCCCCGATGCCGCTACCACCATCGTCACCCGCGTCCCGTCTCATCCGGCAATCCTGCCGCCGCCGTTTCATGCTGTCGGCAGGTGTCCTGGCTCTGGCCCTCGCCGGCACCGGCCGGGCGACGGGATCACAACCCGCGCACGCCGACGCGGGCGCCGTTGACCGGGCAGTGGTCCCGACTGCCACCGGAGAGACCAGCCTCACGCCGTTTTTGTCCGTCCTGCGCGATCCGGGAGGGAAGGAGACGTTTGCCTCCGTCAGTGACGTCTCCCGCGCCGCCGGCTGGCAGGCGGTGCCGGCGGCGGGCCGGATTCCCGGCTTCGGCTACACGGACGATGTGCTGTGGTTGCGCGCGCGCATTTCCGCTCCGCCCTCTGCGGACCGGGCATCGTCTGCCCCCGCCTCTCTCCCGTCCTCTCCGCCGTCCGCCGCCTCGCGGCGCTGGATGCTCGAACTGGCCAGCACCCGGTTCGACATGATCGACTGGTTTGTCGTCGAAAACGGCCGCCTCGTCTTCACGGCGGCGGGAGGCAATCTCCGCCCGCCTTCCGGCAACATCCCGGGCGCGGGAAATCCCCGCTACCCGGCGATCCCGCTCGACCTGACGCCGGAGCGGAGCGTGGACGTTTACCTGCGGCTGCACACCGAAGGTTCCGCGTTCGTGCCGCTGACCCTGTTGCCTTACGATGCCTGGGTGCAGGCCGTCGAACGCCAGGCGTGGCGCGGCGGCCTGTTTTTCGGGTACATCGTCGCCATGGCGGTCCTCGGTTTCATTCTGGCCAGCCTCACGCGCAACCGGGGTTTCCTGCTCTGCTACGCACTCGTGCTCGCGTGTGCGGGCGGATTGCTCTTTTGCGTCGGCGGCTACTACTCCTGGCTCGGCTGGCCGGGGGCGTCGTTCTGGGTGCGGCATGGCGTGCTCCTCTGGCACGGGCTGACGATTCTCGGATTTTTGATGTTTCTGCGGCAGATTTTCGAGCTGTCCCGGTCGTCGCCGCGGCTGGACCGCTGCGCCCGCGTGCTGATGATCGTGATCGCGGCGTGGTTGCCGGTGATGCCGTTCGGCCCGTACCGGGCGCAGATCATCGCGATCCAGGGCGTCGAGGCGATCAGTTGCCTCATCACCCTTGTCGTTGCGGGCCTCCGCATGCGGGACGGCGTGAAATCGGCACGCTGGATTTTCGCGGGGTGCCTGGGGCTGTGCGTCTGGAATCCGCTCCTCTTTCTCGAATTTCTCGACTTCGTCCCCATGCATATGTCGAGCGAGCAGGTGATGCAGATATCGACCGCGCTGGCCTGCATCTTTTTTCTCGGAGCCATGGCCGATCGCATCCGGGAAATCCGGCATGAAAGCGCACTGGCCGCGCAACGTGAACGCGAGGCGCACGAGGAGATGACCCGCCGGCTGGAGCAGGAAGTGCGCGACCGCACGGCGGACCTGCGCAAGGCCAAGGAAAAGGCGGAGGAAGCCAGCCGCTTCAAGACGCTGTTCCTCGCCAACATCAGCCACGAGATCCGCGCCCCGCTGAGCACGCTGGTCGGGCTCTCCCAGGCGATGTGGATGCAGAGCGAGCGTTACCGGCTGCCGGAGGATTTCGCCCGCTTTCTCAACCAGATCCGCACCGGCGGCCAGTACCTGAACCTGATGCTGACCAACCTGCTCGACATCTCCGCCTCCGAGGAAGGCCGCATCCCGCTGCACCTCCAGTCGCTGGATCTGGACGCATGGACATCGTCCGTCCGCAACCTGCTGGAACCGCTCGCCACCAACCACAACGTCCGGCTCGTCTGGCTGTCCGAAGGCGACCCCGGAGCCGGCGGCGCCGGTTCCCCGCCGGCCTCGCGAACGATCGAAACCGATCCGCTCCGTCTTACGCAAATCCTGCTCAACATCGCGCATAATGCCATCAAGTTCACGCCCCCCGGCGGCAAGGTGACGATCGGTCTGGAGCGGACCGCCGGCCTGCTCCGGCTCACCGTTTGCGACGAGGGGCCCGGCATCCCGCCCGGGGAACGCGAGTCTGTTTTCATCGCGTTCCGGCAGACCGACATCCGCGCCATCGTCAGCGACGGCGGCGTGGGACTCGGCCTGTATGTCGTGAAGACCAACGTCGATCTTCTCGGCGGTTCCGTCGAGATCCGCGGACTCTCCCCGTGCGGCACCGCCTTCACCGTCGACCTGCCCGCGCCGGCAGGATGA
- a CDS encoding twin-arginine translocation pathway signal protein: MKNPHHFLPTTRREFLRYSAQGIGLLAFARFAPSFLVQSTLASTPAPEKDRTILVLVQLAGGNDGLNTVAPYQNDNYYKLRPTLGLKKEEVLDLDGRVGLHPSCTAMHELFKDGKLGVVQNVGYPNPNRSHFRSMEIWETASGSDDVLATGWIGRFLDNACAGMPTDVAAANAAVAAGAGARNDPEAVHISAEVPQSFGAEQAHSTFGLTLGARGGKRDKDAVQLLEKLITCGGHGDGDHDHSNGSFLQSTMMDALVTEKKVQKVLGAYQPGASYPGNGFAGSLRNVAALIAAGLSTRVYFVSLGGFDTHNNQAPQHANLLRNLSEGLAAFQKDLESKGLADQVLTMTFSEFGRRPAENEGRGTDHGTAAPLFVMGSKLKGTMHGTEASLDIDKRDDLTFTTDFRQVYTTVLDRWLGCPAKDILGGDYKPLEFV; encoded by the coding sequence ATGAAGAATCCGCACCATTTTCTCCCCACCACCCGCCGCGAATTTTTACGCTACAGTGCGCAGGGCATCGGCCTGCTGGCCTTTGCGCGGTTTGCGCCGTCGTTTCTCGTGCAGTCCACGCTCGCCTCGACGCCCGCGCCGGAAAAAGACCGCACCATCCTCGTGCTCGTCCAGCTCGCCGGCGGCAACGACGGGCTCAACACGGTGGCTCCGTACCAGAACGACAACTACTACAAGCTCCGTCCCACGCTCGGCCTGAAGAAGGAGGAGGTGCTCGACCTCGACGGCCGGGTCGGTCTGCACCCTTCCTGCACGGCGATGCACGAGCTGTTCAAGGACGGCAAACTCGGCGTCGTGCAAAACGTCGGTTACCCGAATCCCAACCGCAGCCATTTCCGTTCGATGGAAATCTGGGAGACGGCGTCCGGCAGCGACGACGTGCTCGCCACCGGCTGGATCGGGCGCTTCCTCGACAACGCCTGCGCGGGGATGCCGACCGACGTCGCCGCGGCGAACGCCGCCGTCGCTGCCGGCGCCGGCGCGCGCAACGATCCCGAAGCGGTGCACATCAGCGCCGAAGTGCCGCAGTCGTTTGGCGCGGAGCAGGCGCATTCGACCTTCGGCCTTACGCTCGGCGCCCGCGGCGGCAAGCGCGACAAGGACGCCGTGCAGTTGCTCGAAAAACTCATCACCTGCGGCGGCCATGGCGACGGCGACCACGACCACTCCAACGGTTCGTTCCTCCAATCCACGATGATGGATGCGCTCGTGACGGAGAAGAAGGTGCAGAAGGTGCTCGGCGCCTACCAGCCGGGGGCGAGTTATCCCGGCAACGGTTTTGCCGGTTCGCTGCGCAACGTGGCGGCGCTGATCGCGGCGGGCCTTTCGACGCGGGTTTATTTCGTGTCGCTGGGCGGGTTCGACACGCACAACAACCAGGCGCCGCAGCATGCCAACCTCCTGCGCAATCTCTCGGAAGGCCTCGCGGCCTTCCAGAAAGACCTCGAATCGAAAGGCCTGGCCGACCAGGTGCTGACGATGACCTTTTCGGAGTTCGGGCGGCGTCCGGCGGAGAACGAGGGGCGCGGCACGGACCACGGCACGGCGGCGCCGCTGTTCGTGATGGGGTCGAAGCTGAAAGGCACGATGCACGGCACCGAGGCGTCGCTCGATATCGACAAGCGCGACGACCTGACGTTCACCACCGATTTCCGGCAGGTGTACACGACGGTGCTCGACCGCTGGCTTGGCTGCCCGGCCAAGGACATCCTCGGCGGCGACTACAAACCGCTGGAGTTTGTGTGA
- the gpmA gene encoding phosphoglyceromutase (2,3-bisphosphoglycerate-dependent; catalyzes the interconversion of 2-phosphoglycerate to 3-phosphoglycerate), whose protein sequence is MMKPDTHTLVLLRHGESTWNRENRFTGWTDVDLTDKGREEARQAGRLMKEAGLVFDAAYVSLLRRALWTMWLALDEMDQLWIPFSKSWRLNERHYGALQGLNKAGTAQKFGNDQVKVWRRSYDVPPPVLEKSDPRFPGHDPRYAGIDAAELPLTECLKDTVARFLPLWHGEIAPEIRAGKRLLISAHGNSLRALVQYLDHVSEEDIVELNIPTGVPLVYTLDADLKPVGHHYLGDPAEIAAKAAAVAAQGQTKPA, encoded by the coding sequence ATGATGAAACCGGATACCCATACGCTGGTCCTGCTGCGTCACGGCGAGAGCACATGGAATCGTGAAAACCGTTTCACCGGCTGGACCGATGTCGATCTGACGGACAAGGGCCGGGAAGAGGCGCGCCAGGCCGGACGGCTGATGAAGGAGGCGGGACTGGTGTTCGACGCGGCGTATGTTTCCCTCCTGCGGCGTGCGCTCTGGACGATGTGGCTCGCTCTCGACGAAATGGACCAGCTCTGGATTCCGTTCTCGAAAAGCTGGCGTCTGAACGAGCGGCACTACGGCGCGCTGCAGGGCCTCAACAAGGCCGGGACTGCGCAAAAATTCGGCAACGATCAGGTCAAGGTGTGGCGTCGGAGTTACGACGTGCCGCCGCCGGTCCTGGAAAAATCCGATCCCCGCTTTCCCGGACACGATCCCCGCTACGCCGGCATTGATGCGGCGGAGCTTCCCCTCACCGAGTGTCTCAAGGATACGGTGGCGCGTTTCCTTCCGCTCTGGCACGGCGAGATCGCGCCGGAAATCCGGGCCGGGAAACGCCTCCTCATTTCCGCGCACGGCAACAGCCTGCGCGCACTCGTCCAGTACCTCGACCACGTGAGCGAGGAGGATATCGTCGAACTCAACATCCCGACCGGCGTGCCGCTGGTTTACACACTGGATGCCGACCTGAAACCCGTCGGCCACCACTACCTCGGCGATCCTGCGGAGATCGCCGCCAAAGCCGCCGCAGTCGCCGCCCAGGGCCAGACGAAACCGGCCTGA